A stretch of the Photobacterium toruni genome encodes the following:
- the yhjD gene encoding inner membrane protein YhjD, whose amino-acid sequence MTNKTTSSEQSTLFSKIIGGFTLVGNAIKALPPIDHFIRAADRFNDRLGSQFGAAITYFSFLSLIPILMVLFAAAGFILASNQTLLTNIIDKIVAGVTDPNLANTLKQMVQTAINQRTTVGLSGLAIAFYSGISWMGNLREAVRAQTRDVWERKPEDKEHILLQYAKDLIGLTGLVAALIFTVVLTSVAGSAQATIVDALGLGGITWLRPVLTTIALTISILANYLMFLWIFWMLPRRRFNRKTLMQGTLLAAIGFEAIKFAMTFLLPKLASSPSGAAFGSIIGLMAFFYFFARLTLFCAAWIATAKENRPDYGKAADDIVEE is encoded by the coding sequence ATGACTAATAAAACCACATCTTCTGAACAATCGACGTTATTCTCTAAAATTATAGGAGGATTTACGTTGGTCGGAAATGCTATAAAAGCATTACCGCCAATTGACCATTTTATTCGAGCTGCTGATCGCTTTAATGATCGTTTAGGCAGTCAGTTTGGTGCAGCAATTACCTATTTTTCATTTTTATCTCTTATTCCTATTCTAATGGTGTTATTTGCTGCTGCAGGTTTTATTTTGGCATCAAATCAAACATTGTTAACCAATATTATTGATAAGATTGTTGCCGGTGTTACTGATCCTAATTTAGCCAATACCCTTAAGCAAATGGTACAAACCGCCATTAATCAGCGTACAACGGTCGGTCTTAGTGGTTTAGCGATTGCTTTTTATTCTGGTATTAGTTGGATGGGAAACTTACGTGAAGCTGTTCGCGCACAAACCCGTGATGTATGGGAACGTAAACCTGAAGACAAAGAGCATATTTTGCTGCAATACGCAAAAGATCTCATTGGCTTAACTGGGTTGGTAGCAGCATTAATTTTTACCGTTGTATTGACGTCAGTTGCTGGCTCGGCACAAGCAACCATCGTTGATGCTCTAGGGTTAGGGGGGATCACTTGGTTGCGCCCAGTATTAACCACTATTGCGTTAACAATTTCTATTTTAGCAAACTACCTGATGTTTTTATGGATATTCTGGATGTTGCCTCGTCGCCGCTTTAATCGTAAAACGCTAATGCAGGGAACGTTATTAGCTGCTATTGGTTTTGAAGCGATTAAGTTTGCAATGACATTTTTATTACCAAAATTGGCAAGTTCACCTTCTGGTGCTGCATTTGGTTCTATCATCGGTTTAATGGCTTTCTTCTATTTCTTTGCTCGTTTAACGTTGTTCTGTGCGGCTTGGATAGCCACCGCCAAAGAAAATCGACCTGATTATGGTAAGGCTGCAGATGACATTGTTGAAGAATAA
- a CDS encoding anaerobic C4-dicarboxylate transporter: MLYLEFLFLLLVLYAGSRFGGIGLGVVSGLGLLVEVFIFRMPPTSPPITVMLIILAVVTCASILEAAGGLKYMLQIAERILRSNPKRVTIVGPLVTYVMTFMLGTGHAVYSIMPIIGDVALKNGIRPERPMAASSVASQLAITASPISAAVVYYLAQLSTITESIHLLSILMVTVPATLGGTLLLSLYSLRRGKELADDPEYQRRLQDPVWRDQILHTTKTSLNEQLPRSAMHAVILFIVALVTIVIVAMVPEIRTIGDAKPISMSLIIQMMMLGFGGLILLVTRTNVQKVPEGVVFKSGMVAAIAIFGIAWMSDTYFQYAMPSFKSGITEMVQGYPWTFALALFIVSVVVNSQAATARMMLPVGLAMGLNPALLIGLMPATYGYFFIPNYPSDIATVNFDVTGTTQIGKWYFNHSFMMPGLIGVISACCIGYALAQIII, encoded by the coding sequence ATGTTGTATTTGGAGTTTTTATTCCTATTATTGGTGCTGTATGCCGGTAGTCGTTTTGGTGGTATTGGACTCGGGGTTGTTTCGGGATTAGGTTTGTTAGTGGAAGTCTTTATTTTCCGCATGCCACCAACATCACCACCCATTACTGTTATGTTAATTATCCTTGCGGTAGTGACATGTGCATCCATTCTTGAGGCTGCTGGTGGTTTAAAATACATGCTGCAGATAGCAGAGCGTATTTTACGTAGTAACCCTAAACGCGTTACCATTGTTGGACCGCTAGTAACGTATGTTATGACTTTTATGTTGGGTACTGGTCATGCTGTTTATTCCATTATGCCGATTATTGGTGACGTCGCACTTAAAAATGGCATTCGTCCTGAGCGCCCAATGGCAGCTTCTTCAGTAGCCTCTCAACTTGCGATTACCGCGAGTCCTATATCAGCTGCTGTAGTTTATTACCTTGCTCAACTGTCAACGATCACTGAATCTATTCATTTATTATCCATTTTGATGGTGACGGTTCCAGCAACGCTAGGGGGTACATTATTATTATCACTGTACAGTTTACGCCGTGGTAAAGAGCTTGCTGATGATCCTGAATATCAACGTCGACTACAAGATCCTGTATGGCGTGATCAAATTCTTCATACCACGAAAACGTCACTGAATGAGCAATTACCGCGTTCTGCTATGCATGCGGTGATCTTATTTATTGTCGCTTTAGTAACCATTGTTATTGTGGCGATGGTGCCAGAAATTAGAACGATTGGGGATGCAAAACCGATCTCAATGTCATTAATTATTCAAATGATGATGTTAGGTTTTGGTGGCTTAATTTTATTAGTAACACGGACTAATGTACAAAAAGTGCCAGAAGGTGTGGTGTTTAAGTCTGGTATGGTGGCTGCGATTGCTATTTTTGGTATTGCTTGGATGAGTGATACCTATTTCCAGTACGCAATGCCATCATTTAAATCGGGTATTACTGAAATGGTACAAGGTTATCCGTGGACCTTTGCATTAGCACTATTTATTGTCTCTGTGGTTGTGAATTCACAAGCAGCAACCGCGCGAATGATGTTACCCGTTGGTTTAGCAATGGGATTAAACCCAGCGTTGTTAATTGGTTTAATGCCAGCAACATATGGTTACTTCTTCATTCCTAATTATCCGTCAGATATTGCAACGGTTAACTTTGATGTTACAGGTACGACTCAAATTGGTAAGTGGTACTTTAATCATAGCTTTATGATGCCAGGTTTAATTGGTGTTATTTCAGCTTGTTGTATTGGTTATGCTCTTGCGCAAATTATTATTTAG
- a CDS encoding phosphate-starvation-inducible protein PsiE, with protein MPSHLPRAFSKPFLKVFHLLEAVLLTAITLATVVAMVNEFIHVFVNRDIQLTDILLMFIYLEILAMVQQFVAHGKIPVRYPLYIAIMAIARYITLGMKELDGTFIIWLSLAAFILAAATVLIRIGHHYWPYEEPEEPGKKQSDD; from the coding sequence ATGCCTTCCCATTTACCTCGCGCATTTAGCAAACCTTTTTTAAAAGTCTTTCATCTTTTAGAGGCGGTATTATTAACTGCGATCACCTTAGCCACCGTTGTAGCGATGGTGAATGAATTTATTCATGTGTTCGTTAACCGTGATATTCAGTTAACAGACATTTTATTAATGTTCATCTATCTTGAAATTCTTGCGATGGTGCAACAATTTGTTGCTCACGGTAAGATTCCAGTCCGTTACCCACTTTATATAGCGATTATGGCTATTGCTCGCTATATCACTCTCGGAATGAAAGAGCTCGATGGTACCTTTATTATTTGGTTATCACTGGCCGCATTTATTCTCGCCGCAGCAACTGTTTTAATTCGAATTGGTCATCACTATTGGCCTTACGAAGAGCCTGAAGAGCCGGGTAAGAAGCAATCTGACGATTAA
- the cobO gene encoding cob(I)yrinic acid a,c-diamide adenosyltransferase — MVDLTTKDERHQARQQRLKQQVDDKINAAQQERGLVLVITGNGKGKSTSGFGMIARAVGHGQQCGVGQFIKGTWDCGERNLLQQHGVIFSVMATGFTWETQNKAADTLAAQATWADCKAMLADNTLDVVLLDELTYMVTYDYIDLDEIINAIDARPSQQTVIITGRAAHRRLIDIADTVSEVRNVKHAFEQGIKARKGIDW; from the coding sequence ATGGTTGATTTAACCACCAAGGATGAACGTCACCAAGCCCGTCAACAACGTTTAAAACAACAAGTTGATGATAAAATTAATGCCGCACAACAAGAACGAGGTTTAGTGCTCGTTATTACAGGCAATGGCAAAGGAAAATCAACGTCAGGCTTTGGTATGATTGCGCGAGCCGTTGGTCATGGTCAACAATGTGGTGTCGGTCAATTTATTAAAGGAACGTGGGATTGCGGCGAACGTAACTTGTTGCAACAACACGGCGTGATATTTTCAGTAATGGCAACAGGCTTTACATGGGAAACCCAAAATAAAGCCGCAGATACCCTTGCCGCTCAAGCTACATGGGCCGACTGTAAAGCGATGCTAGCAGATAATACATTAGATGTGGTATTACTCGATGAGCTCACATACATGGTGACTTATGACTATATTGATTTAGATGAAATTATTAACGCAATCGACGCCAGACCATCACAGCAAACTGTTATTATTACAGGACGTGCGGCCCATCGCCGGTTAATTGATATTGCAGATACCGTTTCTGAAGTGCGTAATGTTAAGCATGCTTTTGAACAAGGTATAAAAGCCCGTAAAGGCATTGATTGGTAA
- a CDS encoding SulP family inorganic anion transporter: protein MPEFPQVSQQSVKNDILSGLTVALALVPEAVAFAFVAGVDPMVGLYAAFIVGLVTAIFGGRPGMISGATGAMAVVMVSLVAQHGIQYLFAAVMLAGVFQILAGVFRLGKFIRMVPHPVMIGFVNGLAIVIFLAQLGQFKVPSLTGGLEWMHGTQLYIMLGLVLLTMSIIYFLPKLTKAVPSSLVAILTVTALVHILGLDSRTVVDFVRTMSGDANATLAGSLPTFALPDVGFNLATLKIILPYSLILAAVGLIESLLTLTVIDEMTNTRGHGNRECVGQGMANITCSVFGAMGGCAMIGQSMININSGGRGRLSGITAAIGLLVFILFGSSFIEMIPLAALVGVMFMVVIGTFEWASLRMMRKVPKHDFFTIILVTCVTVAADLAVAVFVGVIYSALVFAWNHAKQIYASSHIDNNGTKVYQINGPLFFGSASHFLELFDAPNDPQTVIIDFAHSRVADHSAIEAIDTLAERYANRKKNLHIRHLSPECRRLLQKAGNLVEVNMLEDPTYKVATDVLG from the coding sequence TTGCTTTTGTCGCTGGCGTAGATCCTATGGTCGGTCTATACGCAGCATTTATTGTCGGTTTAGTTACAGCCATCTTTGGTGGACGCCCTGGCATGATCTCTGGTGCAACTGGCGCAATGGCTGTGGTTATGGTTAGTCTCGTTGCCCAGCATGGTATTCAATACCTATTTGCCGCAGTTATGTTAGCGGGTGTATTTCAAATACTCGCGGGTGTATTCCGTCTCGGTAAATTTATTCGCATGGTGCCGCATCCGGTCATGATCGGTTTTGTAAACGGTCTCGCAATTGTTATTTTCTTAGCTCAATTAGGTCAATTTAAAGTGCCATCACTAACTGGTGGACTTGAATGGATGCACGGAACTCAGCTATATATCATGCTGGGCTTAGTGCTATTAACTATGTCCATTATTTACTTTTTACCTAAACTCACCAAAGCGGTCCCTTCTTCGTTAGTTGCCATTTTAACCGTAACAGCATTGGTGCATATATTAGGTCTAGATTCACGTACTGTTGTCGATTTCGTACGTACAATGAGTGGTGACGCTAACGCAACATTGGCGGGCTCGCTACCCACTTTTGCCCTTCCCGATGTTGGCTTTAATCTAGCAACCCTTAAAATTATTCTGCCTTATTCTTTAATTCTGGCTGCCGTCGGTTTAATCGAATCATTACTAACACTGACCGTTATTGATGAAATGACTAATACACGTGGTCACGGTAACCGTGAATGTGTCGGTCAAGGCATGGCAAATATTACCTGTTCTGTTTTTGGCGCGATGGGTGGTTGTGCGATGATTGGTCAATCAATGATCAACATTAACTCTGGTGGACGTGGACGTTTATCTGGTATTACAGCGGCTATTGGCTTATTAGTGTTTATTCTATTTGGCTCATCATTCATTGAGATGATTCCATTAGCAGCACTGGTTGGTGTAATGTTCATGGTTGTTATAGGCACCTTTGAATGGGCAAGTTTACGTATGATGCGTAAAGTGCCAAAACATGACTTCTTTACCATTATTCTGGTTACTTGCGTGACTGTGGCTGCAGATCTAGCCGTTGCGGTGTTCGTTGGTGTAATTTACTCGGCATTAGTTTTCGCATGGAACCACGCAAAACAAATTTATGCGAGTTCTCATATCGATAACAACGGCACAAAAGTTTACCAGATCAATGGTCCATTATTCTTTGGTTCAGCGTCTCATTTTCTTGAGCTATTTGATGCACCCAATGATCCACAAACAGTAATTATTGATTTTGCTCATTCGCGTGTGGCTGATCACTCAGCTATTGAGGCAATTGATACACTTGCCGAGCGTTATGCTAACCGTAAAAAAAATCTACACATTCGCCACCTTAGCCCTGAGTGTCGTCGATTATTACAAAAAGCAGGTAACTTAGTTGAAGTTAATATGCTAGAAGATCCAACTTACAAAGTAGCTACTGATGTTCTAGGCTAA